One Rissa tridactyla isolate bRisTri1 chromosome 1, bRisTri1.patW.cur.20221130, whole genome shotgun sequence DNA segment encodes these proteins:
- the UCN3 gene encoding urocortin-3, which translates to MANTRLLLLLALLCAAETSWALRLYNAASIFSCLNTALAEAQKSLPEENAILDKRGFDSPSPEEVSEEEEREDAVDEEMGKRTFPGEGHYKYVSQAQVKGKTYQNRAKSDRRTKVTLSLDVPTNIMNILFNIAKAKNLRAKAAANAHLMAQIGRRK; encoded by the coding sequence ATGGCCAacaccaggctgctgctcctcctcgcCCTCCTCTGCGCTGCTGAGACCAGCTGGGCTCTCCGCCTCTACAACGCCGCCTCAATCTTCAGCTGCCTCAACACAGCCCTTGCCGAAGCCCAGAAGAGCCTGCCGGAGGAAAACGCCATCTTGGACAAGCGAGGCTTCGACTCCCCATCACCAGAGGAGGTGtctgaagaggaggagagggaggacgCAGTGGACgaagagatggggaaaaggaCGTTCCCAGGGGAAGGCCATTACAAATATGTCTCCCAGGCGCAGGTGAAGGGGAAGACATACCAAAACCGGGCCAAGAGCGATCGTCGCACCAAGGTCACCCTCTCCCTCGACGTCCCCACCAATATCATGAACATCCTCTTCAACATCGCCAAAGCTAAGAACTTGCGAGCGAAGGCTGCCGCCAACGCGCACCTCATGGCCCAAATCGGGCGGCGAAAGTGA
- the LOC128904873 gene encoding tubulin alpha-3 chain-like isoform X1 — MASMLEKPECISVHIGQAGVQMGNSCWELYCLEHGIKPDGIISPTASPGQTDSSFGTFFSDTGSGKYVPRAIFVDLEPSVIDEIRTGTYRTLFHPEQLINGKEDAANNYARGHYSIGKEIIDSVVDKARKMTEQCSGLQGFLVFHSFGGGTGSGFTSLLMERLSVEYSKKSKLEFSVYPAPQVSTAVVEPYNSILTTHTTLEHSDCSFMVDNEAIYDICNRNLDIERPTYTNLNRLIGQIVSSVTASLRFNGALNVDLTEFQTNLVPYPRIHFPLTTYAPIISAEKAYHEQLSVPEITNACFEFSNQMVKCDPRRGKYMACCLLYRGDVVPKDVNAAIAAIKTRRSIQFVDWCPTGFKVGINYQPPTVVPGGDLAKVQRAVCMLSNTTAIAEAWARLDHKFDLMYAKRAFVHWYVGEGMEEGEFSEAREDLAALEKDYEEVGRDSADGGECDEE, encoded by the exons ATGGCATCAATGCTGGAGAAGCC GGAGTGCATTTCTGTCCACATCGGCCAGGCTGGTGTCCAGATGGGCAATTCTTGTTGGGAACTGTATTGCCTGGAGCATGGTATCAAGCCAGATGGCATCATCTCCCCCACTGCATCCCCAGGGCAAACAGATTCTTCCTTTGGGACCTTCTTCAGTGATACAGGCTCAGGGAAGTATGTGCCCAGAGCAATATTTGTTGACCTGGAGCCTTCTGTCATTG ATGAGATCAGGACTGGGACCTACCGCACACTCTTCCACCCGGAGCAGCTCATTAATGGCAAAGAAGATGCTGCCAACAACTATGCTCGGGGCCACTACAGCATTGGGAAGGAGATCATTGACTCGGTCGTTGACAAGGCTCGGAAAATG ACTGAGCAGTGCAGCGGACTGCAAGGGTTCCTGGTCTTCCACAGCTTTGGGGGAGGCACAGGCTCCGGGTTCACCTCCCTCCTCATGGAACGGCTCTCCGTGGAGTACAGCAAGAAGTCCAAGCTGGAGTTCTCTGTGTATCCAGCCCCACAGGTCTCCACGGCAGTGGTGGAGCCCTACAACTCCATCCTCACCACACACACCACCCTGGAGCACTCAGACTGCTCCTTCATGGTGGACAACGAGGCCATTTATGACATCTGTAACCGCAACCTGGACATCGAGCGTCCCACCTACACCAACCTCAACAGGCTGATTGGGCAGATAGTCTCGTCGGTCACTGCCTCCTTAAGATTTAACGGTGCTTTGAATGTTGACCTGACTGAGTTTCAGACCAACCTGGTGCCCTACCCACGGATACACTTCCCACTCACCACCTATGCACCCATCATCTCTGCAGAGAAAGCCTACCACGAGCAGCTGTCGGTGCCAGAGATCACCAATGCTTGCTTTGAGTTCTCCAACCAGATGGTGAAATGTGACCCGCGCCGTGGCAAGTACATGGCATGCTGCCTGCTGTACCGGGGCGATGTGGTGCCCAAGGATGTGAACGCAGCCATTGCAGCCATCAAAACACGCCGGTCGATCCAGTTTGTGGACTGGTGCCCCACGGGCTTCAAGGTGGGTATCAACTACCAACCTCCCACGGTGGTGCCCGGGGGAGACCTGGCCAAGGTGCAGCGGGCTGTCTGCATGCTGAGCAACACCACAGCCATTGCGGAGGCGTGGGCCCGCCTGGACCACAAATTTGACCTGATGTATGCCAAGCGAGCCTTTGTGCACTGGTACgtgggggagggcatggaggagggggagttctCAGAGGCCAGGGAGGACCTGGCTGCCTTGGAGAAGGATTATgaggaggttggaagggactcggCAGATGGAGGGGAGTGTGATGAGGAATAG
- the LOC128904873 gene encoding tubulin alpha-3 chain-like isoform X2, which produces MWVFSPRECISVHIGQAGVQMGNSCWELYCLEHGIKPDGIISPTASPGQTDSSFGTFFSDTGSGKYVPRAIFVDLEPSVIDEIRTGTYRTLFHPEQLINGKEDAANNYARGHYSIGKEIIDSVVDKARKMTEQCSGLQGFLVFHSFGGGTGSGFTSLLMERLSVEYSKKSKLEFSVYPAPQVSTAVVEPYNSILTTHTTLEHSDCSFMVDNEAIYDICNRNLDIERPTYTNLNRLIGQIVSSVTASLRFNGALNVDLTEFQTNLVPYPRIHFPLTTYAPIISAEKAYHEQLSVPEITNACFEFSNQMVKCDPRRGKYMACCLLYRGDVVPKDVNAAIAAIKTRRSIQFVDWCPTGFKVGINYQPPTVVPGGDLAKVQRAVCMLSNTTAIAEAWARLDHKFDLMYAKRAFVHWYVGEGMEEGEFSEAREDLAALEKDYEEVGRDSADGGECDEE; this is translated from the exons atgtgggttttttcccca AGGGAGTGCATTTCTGTCCACATCGGCCAGGCTGGTGTCCAGATGGGCAATTCTTGTTGGGAACTGTATTGCCTGGAGCATGGTATCAAGCCAGATGGCATCATCTCCCCCACTGCATCCCCAGGGCAAACAGATTCTTCCTTTGGGACCTTCTTCAGTGATACAGGCTCAGGGAAGTATGTGCCCAGAGCAATATTTGTTGACCTGGAGCCTTCTGTCATTG ATGAGATCAGGACTGGGACCTACCGCACACTCTTCCACCCGGAGCAGCTCATTAATGGCAAAGAAGATGCTGCCAACAACTATGCTCGGGGCCACTACAGCATTGGGAAGGAGATCATTGACTCGGTCGTTGACAAGGCTCGGAAAATG ACTGAGCAGTGCAGCGGACTGCAAGGGTTCCTGGTCTTCCACAGCTTTGGGGGAGGCACAGGCTCCGGGTTCACCTCCCTCCTCATGGAACGGCTCTCCGTGGAGTACAGCAAGAAGTCCAAGCTGGAGTTCTCTGTGTATCCAGCCCCACAGGTCTCCACGGCAGTGGTGGAGCCCTACAACTCCATCCTCACCACACACACCACCCTGGAGCACTCAGACTGCTCCTTCATGGTGGACAACGAGGCCATTTATGACATCTGTAACCGCAACCTGGACATCGAGCGTCCCACCTACACCAACCTCAACAGGCTGATTGGGCAGATAGTCTCGTCGGTCACTGCCTCCTTAAGATTTAACGGTGCTTTGAATGTTGACCTGACTGAGTTTCAGACCAACCTGGTGCCCTACCCACGGATACACTTCCCACTCACCACCTATGCACCCATCATCTCTGCAGAGAAAGCCTACCACGAGCAGCTGTCGGTGCCAGAGATCACCAATGCTTGCTTTGAGTTCTCCAACCAGATGGTGAAATGTGACCCGCGCCGTGGCAAGTACATGGCATGCTGCCTGCTGTACCGGGGCGATGTGGTGCCCAAGGATGTGAACGCAGCCATTGCAGCCATCAAAACACGCCGGTCGATCCAGTTTGTGGACTGGTGCCCCACGGGCTTCAAGGTGGGTATCAACTACCAACCTCCCACGGTGGTGCCCGGGGGAGACCTGGCCAAGGTGCAGCGGGCTGTCTGCATGCTGAGCAACACCACAGCCATTGCGGAGGCGTGGGCCCGCCTGGACCACAAATTTGACCTGATGTATGCCAAGCGAGCCTTTGTGCACTGGTACgtgggggagggcatggaggagggggagttctCAGAGGCCAGGGAGGACCTGGCTGCCTTGGAGAAGGATTATgaggaggttggaagggactcggCAGATGGAGGGGAGTGTGATGAGGAATAG